Genomic DNA from Clostridium sp. BJN0013:
AACTTGTACTGGAATTGATGATATAAAAAAATATATAGTAGATGAAGCTCAACTATTTACTGTAAGAAAAGGTAAAGTTAGCAGAATTTAATTTTGAAAGGAGATTGTTTATGTTTCTACACTTAGGTGAAAATATAGTTGTTCCAATAAAAGATGTAATTGGTATATTTAATGTTGAAACTTCAACATATAGTTCTGATACAACTCAATTTTTAAGGATGGCTGAAGAAGATGGATTTATACAAAAAATTACAAAGGATAAACCTAAATCTTTTATTATTGCAGAAGTTAATAAAAAGAGTAAAATTTACTTGTCACCTATATCTTCATCCACATTAACTAAAAGATCGGAAATTCTATACTATGAACTTTAAGATAAGGTAAGGAGGATAGGTATGCCACAAGAAAAAAAACAGATTTATGATGAAAATCAAATACAAATATTAGAAGGATTGGAAGCAGTTAGAAAGAGACCAGGCATGTATATTGGAAGTACTAGTTTAAGAGGACTTCATCACTTGGTATATGAAATAGTAGATAATAGCATAGATGAAGCACTAGCAGGGTATTGCGATAAAATAGAGGTAGTTATACATAAGGATAACTCTATAACGGTTACAGATAATGGTAGAGGAATGCCGGTTGGTATACACCATAAAATAAAAAAACCTACAGTAGAAGTAATAATGACAATATTACATGCAGGAGGAAAGTTTGGCGGTGGTGGATATAAAGTTTCAGGCGGACTTCATGGGGTAGGAGCATCAGTAGTAAATGCTTTATCTGAAATTTGTGAAGTTGAAGTAAAAAGAGAAAAACACATATGGAAACAGGTATTTAAGAGAGGTAAGGTAGCTACAGGATTAGAAATAATAGGTGATAGTGAAGAACATGGAACAAAAATCTACTTTAAACCAGATAAGGAGATATTTGATGAAATAGATTTTGATTATGATGTGCTTTCTCAAAGACTTAGGGAATTGGCATTTTTAAATAAAGGTATAGCTATAACTTTAAAAGATGAAAGAAGTGATAAAGGAGAATTATTTCACTATGAAGGAGGAATAAAATCTTTTGTAACCTACCTCAATAGAAATAAACAAACAATTCATAGAGATCCGATATATGTAGAAGGTATTAAAGGTGATTACTCTGTAGAAATTGCTTTTCAATATAATAATGGATATTCTGAAAATATTTTTTCTTTTGCAAATAATATAGATACGGTAGAAGGAGGAACTCATCTAGCAGGTTTTAAATCTGCTTTAACAAGAGTTTTTAACGATTATGCAAAACAATTTAATATATTGAAAGAAAATGATAAAAATTTATCGGGAGAGGATATAAGAGAAGGTATCACTGCAGTTATATCTATAAAACTTGTAGATCCTCAATTTGAAGGTCAAACTAAGACAAAACTTGGAAATAGTGAAGTTAGGGGTATAGTTGATAATATAATGGCAGAATCTTTAAGTGATTTTTTACAAGAAAATCCTCAAGTTGCAAAAACTATAATTGATAAATCACTGGTTGCGTCACGTGCAAGAGAGGCAGCGAGAAAGGCAAGAGAGCTTACAAGACGTAAAACTGTACTTGAAAATACATCTCTTCCGGGAAAACTTGCAGATTGCTCGTCTAAAGATCCATCTGAATGTGAAATATATTTAGTTGAGGGAGATTCAGCAGGTGGATCAGCCAAACAGGGTAGGGATAGAAGATTTCAAGCTATACTTCCTCTGCGGGGCAAAATAATGAATGTAGAAAAGCAAAGACTTGATAAAATACTGGGATATGAAGAAATAAGAGCCATGATAACGGCATTTGGAGCAGGAATAGGAAAAGATTTTGATATTAGTAAGATAAGATACAATAAGATAATAATAATGACAGATGCAGATGTAGATGGTGCACACATAAGAACGTTACTTCTTACCTTTTTTTATAGGTATATGAAAGAGCTTGTTGAAAAATGTCATGTTTATATCGCTCAACCACCTCTATACAAAGTAGCTAAAAGTAAAAAAGACTATTATGCTTACTCCGATAAAGAATTGGAAATAGTACTTAATGAAATAGGAGGAAAAAATAGTAATGTAGATATACAGAGATATAAAGGACTTGGAGAAATGGATTCCGAACAGCTCTGGGATACTACTATGAATCCAGAAACAAGAACTTTAATACAAGTTAATGTGGAAGATACAATTGCTGCAGATGAAATTTTTACTATACTTATGGGTGACAAAGTAGAACCTCGTAAAGATTTTATAATAGAAAATGCTAAGAAAGTTGTTAACTTAGACATATAGTAGAGAGGTGTATTTGATGTTTGATGAAGGAAAAGTTTTACCAATAGATATAAGTCAGGAGATGAAAAAGAGTTATATAGATTATGCAATGAGCGTTATTGTCAGCCGTGCACTACCAGATGTACGTGATGGATTAAAACCAGTTCATAGAAGAATATTATATTCTATGTATGAACTTGGGCTTACTCCTGAAAAAGGCTATAGGAAATGTGCAAGAATTGTAGGAGATGTTTTAGGTAAATACCATCCACATGGAGATTCATCTGTTTACGATGCTCTTGTTAGAATGGCCCAGGACTTTTCTATTAGATATACTTTGGTTGATGGTCATGGAAATTTTGGTTCTGTAGATGGAGATAGTGCTGCAGCTATGAGGTATACAGAAGCCAAAATGAATAAAATAACTGTTGAGATGTTAAGGGGAATAAATAAAAATACAGTAGACTTTATTCCAAATTTTGATGGTGAAGAAAAGGAACCATCGGTTTTGCCTTCAAGATTTCCAAATTTACTTGTGAATGGTTCTGCGGGAATAGCAGTAGGTATGGCTACCAATATACCGCCACATAATCTTGTTGAAGTTATAAATGGAGTTATAATGATAATAGAGAATCCAGAAGTTACTATTCACGAACTTATGACATCTATAAAAGGGCCTGATTTTCCAACATCAGGAATAATAGTTGGTACATCTGGTATAAAAAGTGCTTATGAAACTGGAAGAGGAAAGATAATAGTAAGGGCTAAAACTGAAATTCAAGAAGAAAAAGGGAAAAATAGAATAGTAATAACTGAAATTCCATATCAGGTGAACAAATCCAAACTTATAGAAAATATGGCGGATTTGGTTAAAAATAAAAGAGTAGACGGTATATCGGATATTAGAGATGAGTCAGATAGAGATGGAATGAGAATTGTTGTAGAATTGAAAAGAGATGCCAATGCTAATATAACTTTAAATCAGTTGTATAAACATACAAGGATGCAGGATACTTTTGGAGTTATAATGCTCACACTTGTAGATAATGAGCCTAAAGTTTTAAATTTAAAACAGATGCTTGTGCATTATTTAAAATTTCAAGAAGAGATTTTAACCAGAAGGACTAAATTTGAATTGGATAAAGCAGAAGCGAGAGCTCATATTCTAGAAGGATTAAAAATAGCATTGGATTATATCGATGAAGTAATAAGTTTGATAAGATCGTCTAAAACTACAGAAATTGCACGAAATGGTTTAATAGATAAGTTTAATCTTTCTGAAAAACAGGCTCAGGCTATTTTGGAGATGAAACTTCAAAGACTTACAGGGC
This window encodes:
- the remB gene encoding extracellular matrix regulator RemB; the protein is MFLHLGENIVVPIKDVIGIFNVETSTYSSDTTQFLRMAEEDGFIQKITKDKPKSFIIAEVNKKSKIYLSPISSSTLTKRSEILYYEL
- the gyrB gene encoding DNA topoisomerase (ATP-hydrolyzing) subunit B produces the protein MPQEKKQIYDENQIQILEGLEAVRKRPGMYIGSTSLRGLHHLVYEIVDNSIDEALAGYCDKIEVVIHKDNSITVTDNGRGMPVGIHHKIKKPTVEVIMTILHAGGKFGGGGYKVSGGLHGVGASVVNALSEICEVEVKREKHIWKQVFKRGKVATGLEIIGDSEEHGTKIYFKPDKEIFDEIDFDYDVLSQRLRELAFLNKGIAITLKDERSDKGELFHYEGGIKSFVTYLNRNKQTIHRDPIYVEGIKGDYSVEIAFQYNNGYSENIFSFANNIDTVEGGTHLAGFKSALTRVFNDYAKQFNILKENDKNLSGEDIREGITAVISIKLVDPQFEGQTKTKLGNSEVRGIVDNIMAESLSDFLQENPQVAKTIIDKSLVASRAREAARKARELTRRKTVLENTSLPGKLADCSSKDPSECEIYLVEGDSAGGSAKQGRDRRFQAILPLRGKIMNVEKQRLDKILGYEEIRAMITAFGAGIGKDFDISKIRYNKIIIMTDADVDGAHIRTLLLTFFYRYMKELVEKCHVYIAQPPLYKVAKSKKDYYAYSDKELEIVLNEIGGKNSNVDIQRYKGLGEMDSEQLWDTTMNPETRTLIQVNVEDTIAADEIFTILMGDKVEPRKDFIIENAKKVVNLDI
- the gyrA gene encoding DNA gyrase subunit A, coding for MFDEGKVLPIDISQEMKKSYIDYAMSVIVSRALPDVRDGLKPVHRRILYSMYELGLTPEKGYRKCARIVGDVLGKYHPHGDSSVYDALVRMAQDFSIRYTLVDGHGNFGSVDGDSAAAMRYTEAKMNKITVEMLRGINKNTVDFIPNFDGEEKEPSVLPSRFPNLLVNGSAGIAVGMATNIPPHNLVEVINGVIMIIENPEVTIHELMTSIKGPDFPTSGIIVGTSGIKSAYETGRGKIIVRAKTEIQEEKGKNRIVITEIPYQVNKSKLIENMADLVKNKRVDGISDIRDESDRDGMRIVVELKRDANANITLNQLYKHTRMQDTFGVIMLTLVDNEPKVLNLKQMLVHYLKFQEEILTRRTKFELDKAEARAHILEGLKIALDYIDEVISLIRSSKTTEIARNGLIDKFNLSEKQAQAILEMKLQRLTGLEREKIENEYNELMNIIKHLKEILENKSVLLNMIKDELIEIRDKYGDERRTEIQISNDDINIEDLIEEEEVVITLTHAGYIKRISADTYSSQRRGGKGIQAMTTKEDDFVEHIFITSTHSHILFFTNKGKVYKLKGYEIPDAGRTAKGTNLVNLLPLDGDEQIQAVISFKEIDDDNYFIMATKQGLVKKTEIKQYASIRKSGLNAINLRDGDELIGVKMTTGGSEVIIFTKNGYAIRFSEKDVRPTGRNTTGVKAITLRKKDIAVAMDIASNDGDILVVSENGFGKRTPVTEYTIHRRGGKGIITYRSTEKTGLIVGARVVKDEDEMMLINSSNVAIRLNVSDISTTSRNAMGVTLMRTEEEQRVVAIAKINCTE